The Candidatus Neomarinimicrobiota bacterium genome has a segment encoding these proteins:
- a CDS encoding acylphosphatase → MNEKNKSVGAKIKVTGRVQRVAYRYFVQHWAEDFGIGGWVRNQRDGSVFLEAEGRKDRIEKLIKELQEGPNMARVEDVNVKWIGFENKFRNFEVRY, encoded by the coding sequence ATGAACGAAAAAAATAAATCAGTTGGTGCAAAGATTAAAGTGACAGGCCGAGTGCAGAGGGTCGCTTACCGTTATTTCGTCCAACACTGGGCGGAGGATTTTGGTATTGGCGGATGGGTCAGGAATCAGAGAGATGGTTCTGTTTTTCTTGAGGCTGAAGGGAGAAAGGACAGAATTGAGAAACTGATCAAAGAATTACAGGAGGGGCCCAACATGGCCCGGGTGGAAGATGTGAATGTAAAGTGGATCGGTTTCGAAAATAAATTCAGAAATTTTGAGGTGCGATATTAA
- a CDS encoding TIGR00725 family protein has translation MTGQKRIAVFGGSECTAQTSEAAEKVGKLLAEKGVLVYCGGRSGVMKAVCKGTSEAGGTVVGVLPTEDVSGINNYVTVPVATGAGQGRNVIIANSVHGAIAIAGAYGTLSEIAHTLAQKKPVVTLGSWDIKGVNEAQTPEGAVQKILELI, from the coding sequence ATGACTGGGCAGAAGCGTATTGCTGTTTTCGGAGGATCTGAATGCACAGCTCAAACATCTGAAGCTGCTGAAAAGGTGGGAAAGCTTTTGGCTGAGAAAGGAGTTTTGGTCTACTGTGGCGGAAGGTCAGGTGTGATGAAGGCAGTCTGTAAAGGAACCAGTGAAGCTGGCGGTACGGTGGTGGGTGTTTTGCCCACGGAAGATGTGTCCGGTATCAACAACTATGTTACTGTTCCCGTTGCTACCGGGGCGGGTCAGGGACGGAATGTGATTATCGCTAATTCCGTTCATGGTGCTATCGCCATCGCCGGTGCTTATGGGACACTGTCTGAAATTGCCCACACGCTGGCCCAAAAAAAACCAGTGGTCACGCTGGGATCTTGGGATATTAAAGGTGTAAATGAGGCTCAAACGCCCGAAGGGGCTGTTCAAAAAATATTGGAACTCATATGA